DNA sequence from the Schlegelella aquatica genome:
ATCTGCTCGGGCGTCTGCTCGTCGACGTAGGCGTGGCCCGTCTCGATCAAGTACTCGGCCGCCCGGTACATGAAGTCGAAGTAGTCGCTGGCGTAGTAGAGGTGGCGGGTGCCGTGCGCCTCCCAGCTCCAACCCAGCCACCTCACGGCATCCAGGATGGCATCGACGTACTCCTGCTCTTCCTTCTCGGGGTTGGTATCGTCGAAGCGCATGTGGCACACACCGCCGTACTCTTGCGCCAGGCTGAAGTTGAGCCAGATGCTCTTGGCATGGCCGACGTGCAGGTAGCCGTTGGGCTCGGGCGGAAAGCGCATGCGCACCTTGGCCGGGTCCGGCCCGCCGTGCTCGTGGTGAGTGCCGTCGCCCGGGCTGCCGGCCCAGCGGCGGCCGTCGTAACGGCCTTGGGCCAGGTCGCGCTCGATCACTTGCCGCAGGAAGTTGCTGACTTTGGCTTCGTCTTTGGGGGCGGGTGCCGACATGGCGGTGAGTGTTCTTTGAGGGGAGATGGAGGGATTCGGACGATCGGTCGATTCTAAGAGGGGCGCCAAGACGGGCGACGTTCACCTGCGGCCGCGCGCGCCCGCCCGGCGCCGCCACGCGCAGTCGTGAGAAAAGGTAAAAGAGCCCATGCTGGCGTCATCCGCCCGGGCGCTGGTGCGTTGATCGGGTGGAGGCGCCGTCGGCAGTGCCGGCGGTGCGGTACCGCTTTGCGCCCAGGGCCAGCGATGGCTGGCGCGGGGGCAAAGCAGCACGGCCCGCGACTCGGGCCCGCGAGGAGTCGCCATGATTCGACGTATCTGGTTGGCCGGCGCTGCGCTGGCCTGGGGCGCCCTGAGCGCCATGCCTGCCTGGGCGGGTGACAACATCTACTGGTCCATCGGCGTGCACAGCCCGGGCGTGTCCACCACGGTCTCCAACGCCCGGCCGATCGTGACCTACCCGGCCCCCGCGGTGGTGTATCCCGCCCCGACCGTGGTGTACCCGGGGCCGCCGGTGATGTTCGGGCCCCCGCCCGTGATGTACGCGCCGCGGCCCGTGTACGTACAGCCCGCACCGGTGGTCGTGTACCCGGCCCCGGGTCATTGGCACAAGCACAAGTACAAGCACCGCCACGACGGTTGGCGAGGCCGCCACGGCGGCTGGGACGACTGACGCCCGGGGCTCGCCACGCGTTGGACTCGCCCCGCCCGGGGGCGACGAAACGAACCGGGCGCCGACGAAGCGGCGCCCGTGCGGAGGGAACTCTCGGAAAGGCAGCCTCTTGCGCTCGGCTGCCGGGGTCCGGCGGCTTACCAGGCGTCGGAGCGGGTGAGGGCCTCCCACACGCCACCGCGGGCGGTGTACACGCTCACCACACCGTAGTGCTGCTCGCCGTCCTCGCGGAAGCGCACGTTGTTGGTCACCGGGGCCAGGGCGTCGATGCGCTTGAGCTCGGCAGTGAGCTTTTCGCCGTCCACCGTCTTGGCCCGCTGCATGGCGGCCACCAGCACCCACACCGCGTCGTAGGCATAGTGCGAGCCGTACACCGGGTCGGACTTGAACGCCTCGCGGTAGCGGTCGAGGAACACCTTGCCCTGCAGGAACTCGCGCGGCTCGATGATCGGCGAGGTCGCATACACGCCCTTGATCGGCAGCTCCGCTTTCAGGAGCTTGTCGGTCTTGATGGTGTCGCCGCCGAGGATCTGCACGTGCTTCATGCCGGCGCGGGCAAGCTGGTCGATCAGCGCGAGCACCTGGAAGTCCGCCAGCGTCGTGACGATCACGTCCACCTTGGCCTGTTGCAGTTCGGGGATGAGCGCCGCGAAGTCGGTGGTCTTGTCATCCAGCGACTTGCGCAGCGTCACGTCCTTCTTGAGCTGCTGGATCTGCGCGGCCGCGGCGTCCGCCAGGCCCTTGCCGTAGGGCGTGCTGTCGTCGATGACGGCATAGGAGCTGCCGTTGAGCGAGCGCGCGGCATAGGAGCCCATCGCCTTGGCCTGCAAGGCGTCGTTGGCCACCAGGCGGAAGGTCGTCGGCAGGCCCTGTCGGGTGTACTCGGGCTTCGTCGAGATGGCCAGTTGCGGGATGTGTGCCGCGGCATACAGCGGCGCCGCCGCGATACTCACGCCCGAGTTGAGGTGCCCCACCACTGCGGTGACCTTGGCCTCGATGAGCTGCTGCGCCGCGGCCTTGCCCGCCTCCGGATGGGCCTTGTCATCGGCCGTCACGACCTCCAAGGTGACCTTCTTGCCGTCGATGACGACGCCGCGCTTGTTGAGATCGTTCACCGCCAGTTGCACGCCGTTGACCATGTCGCGGCCCAAGGGAGCGAGCGGGCCGGAGAGCGGTTGCGCAACGCCGATCTTGATCGTGTCGGGGATCGGGTTGCAGGCCGCGATCAGCCCGGCGGCGGCCGCCAGTGCGGCCCGGCTCAGCAGCTTGTAAGTCATGTGTCTCCTCACGAGGATGAAAGTGCGCGCAATCTAGCGGACGTCCGGGGCTGCCGTGTGGCCGAAAGACCAGGCCCGCACCGCACATTCCGCGGAAGAATTCACGCCGCGACGCAGATCGTGAGGAAACGTAGCCGCCCGTCCTGTCGGCGGGCGCACGCCCGGGATGCGGGGGGGCCTAGAGGGCGGGCGCGGCGCGACCGGGGGCGCTTGACTCTCAAGACGGTGACTCAGTCGTGCAGCAGCTTGAGGCCGATGATGCCGCCCACGATCATCGCCACGCACGCGAGCCGGGCGAAGGTGGCGGGCTCGTTGAAGAGCACGATGCCCAGGGCCACCGTGCCCACCGCGCCGATGCCGGTCCACACCGCATAGGCGGTGCCTGCGGGCAAGGGGCGCATCGCGATGCCGAGCAGGTAGAAGCTCGCCCACGCCACGACGATGACGATGGCGGTGGGCAGGGGTTTGCTGAAGCCTTCGGTGTACTTCATGCCGACGGCCCAGACGGTTTCCAACAGGCCGGCCACGATGAGCACCACCCAGGCAGCGGCGGGAGACAGCTTCTCGAACATCGGTTCTCCGAGGGTGTTGAAGGTGGAGCGGGGCGCCCGAGGTCGCCCGGGGGTGGGCTCTCGGGGAGGCGAGGAGACGGCCGGCCGCCGTGGGGGCCGATCAGCGGCGGCGGCTGCCGCCCAGCAGGGTGCCCAGCACGCCGCGGATCAGCTCGCGGCCCACCGCGCTGCCGATGGATCGAGCAGCCGACTTGGCCAGCGCATCGACCACGCCTTCGCGCTTGCCGCCTCGAGGGCCGGTGGAGCCGAAGAGCACGTCGCCCAGGCCCCCGAGCACGCCGCCGGCCTCACCTGCCGCGCCGCCTTTCATGCCGTCCTTGATCGACTCGCTCGCTTCGCGGGCCAGCCGGTCCGCCGAGGCGTTGGCCTCCACCGCGCGGCTCTTGAGCTTCTCGTAGGCCGATTCGCGGTCCACCGCCTTCTCGTACACGCCCGCCACCAGCGAGCCGGCGATGAGGGCGCGGCGCTGCTCGGGCGTGATCGGGCCGATCTGGCTGCCCGGTGGCAGCACGTACACGCGTTGCGTGATGCCCGGTCGGCCCTTGTCGTCGAGGAAGCTGACCAACGCCTCGCCGACGCCCAGCTCGGTGATCGCGGTCGCGACGTCCAGGCCCGGGTTGGCGCGCATCGTCTCGGCGGCGGCCTTGACCGCCTTCTGGTCGCGGGGCGTGAAGGCGCGCAGCGCGTGCTGCACGCGATTGCCCAGTTGACCCAGCACACTGTCGGGCACGTCCAGCGGGTTCTGCGTCACGAAGTACACCCCCACGCCCTTGGATCGCACCAGCCGCACCACCAGTTCGATGCGCTCGATGAGCACCTTGGGCGCCTCGTCGAACAGCAGGTGCGCCTCGTCGAAGAAGAAGACGAGCTTGGGCTTGTCCAGGTCGCCCACCTCGGGCAGCGTTTCGAACAGCTCCGAGAGCATCCACAACAGGAACGTGGCGTACAGGCGCGGCGAGTTCAGCAGCTTGTCGGCCGCCAGCACGTTCACGACCCCCCGGCCGTCCACCGTCTGCATGAAATCGGCGATGTCCAGCATCGGCTCGCCGAAGAACTTGTCGCCGCCTTGGGCCTCGATCTGCAGCAGGCCTCGCTGGATCGCGCCGACGGAAGCCGGGCTGATGTTGCCGTACTCGGTGGTGAACTGGCTGGCGTTGTCGCCGGCGAACTGCAGCATCGCGCGCAGGTCCTTGAGGTCGAGCAGCGCGAGCCCCTGGTCGTCGGCGATCTTGAAGACGAGCGACAGCACGCCCTGCTGGGTCTCGTTGAGGGCGAGCATGCGCCCGAGCAGGAGCGGCCCCATGTCCGAGACGGTGGCGCGCACCGGATGGCCCTGCTCGCCGAACACATCCCACAGCGTCGTCGGGCAGGCCAGCGGCTGCGGTGCCGGCAGCCCGCGTTCTTCCAGGATCTTGGCGACCTTGGGCGGCAGGCTGCCCGGTTGGGAGATGCCGGTGAGGTCGCC
Encoded proteins:
- a CDS encoding helicase HerA-like C-terminal domain-containing protein, with product MAEPLLIAKRGEIECHLLPGLANRHGLITGATGTGKTITLQTLAENFSRIGVPVFMADVKGDLTGISQPGSLPPKVAKILEERGLPAPQPLACPTTLWDVFGEQGHPVRATVSDMGPLLLGRMLALNETQQGVLSLVFKIADDQGLALLDLKDLRAMLQFAGDNASQFTTEYGNISPASVGAIQRGLLQIEAQGGDKFFGEPMLDIADFMQTVDGRGVVNVLAADKLLNSPRLYATFLLWMLSELFETLPEVGDLDKPKLVFFFDEAHLLFDEAPKVLIERIELVVRLVRSKGVGVYFVTQNPLDVPDSVLGQLGNRVQHALRAFTPRDQKAVKAAAETMRANPGLDVATAITELGVGEALVSFLDDKGRPGITQRVYVLPPGSQIGPITPEQRRALIAGSLVAGVYEKAVDRESAYEKLKSRAVEANASADRLAREASESIKDGMKGGAAGEAGGVLGGLGDVLFGSTGPRGGKREGVVDALAKSAARSIGSAVGRELIRGVLGTLLGGSRRR
- a CDS encoding branched-chain amino acid ABC transporter substrate-binding protein; this encodes MTYKLLSRAALAAAAGLIAACNPIPDTIKIGVAQPLSGPLAPLGRDMVNGVQLAVNDLNKRGVVIDGKKVTLEVVTADDKAHPEAGKAAAQQLIEAKVTAVVGHLNSGVSIAAAPLYAAAHIPQLAISTKPEYTRQGLPTTFRLVANDALQAKAMGSYAARSLNGSSYAVIDDSTPYGKGLADAAAAQIQQLKKDVTLRKSLDDKTTDFAALIPELQQAKVDVIVTTLADFQVLALIDQLARAGMKHVQILGGDTIKTDKLLKAELPIKGVYATSPIIEPREFLQGKVFLDRYREAFKSDPVYGSHYAYDAVWVLVAAMQRAKTVDGEKLTAELKRIDALAPVTNNVRFREDGEQHYGVVSVYTARGGVWEALTRSDAW
- a CDS encoding DMT family transporter — its product is MFEKLSPAAAWVVLIVAGLLETVWAVGMKYTEGFSKPLPTAIVIVVAWASFYLLGIAMRPLPAGTAYAVWTGIGAVGTVALGIVLFNEPATFARLACVAMIVGGIIGLKLLHD